One window of Medicago truncatula cultivar Jemalong A17 chromosome 2, MtrunA17r5.0-ANR, whole genome shotgun sequence genomic DNA carries:
- the LOC11443360 gene encoding uncharacterized protein, translating into MFSMRFWMLAFVLIISEIFGASLNIVEGKPQRILLDTDVDTDDLFALLYLLKLNRSEFLLEGVTLSANAWTNAGHAVNQVYDILYMMGRDDIAVGVGGEGGILPNGTILPNVGGYLPIIEQGMTTAGYCRYRQAIPVGFGGRLDIDTNLGIRKAFLPQGKRKYTPLRQPTTQQVLIDKISAGPITLIVTGAHTNLAIFLMNNPHLKKNVEHVYIMGGVIRSKTCCTKNASSSCIPSKCGDTGNVLTNYNANPYAEYNIFGDPFAAYKVIHSGIPITLVPLDATNTIPISEEFFDEFEKSQDTYEAQYCFKSLKMAHDTWFDNQFYTSYFMWDSFTSGVAVSIMRNSNRKKGENEFAEMEYINITVITSNKPYGISDGSNPLFDGLKVPKFNLKKGGVHSGHIQQGLTDPFCFVKNGKGRCQDGYTKEVNGQESVKVLVATKAKPNKDIRSSLDREYFKSFLNVLKQPQQAGKFNFTTQFPYYEEVTHKPDFWNKILGKPVVFDMDMSAGDFLALSYLLKVPVEVINLKAIIVSPTGWANAATIDVIYDLLHMMGRDDIKVGIGDFFAMNQSNFSPVGDCKYVKAIPHGNGGFLDSDTLFGLARDLPRSPRRYTAENSKKFGAPRDTDHPELRQPQAMEIWESILQTLKPGSKVTVLTNGPLTNLAKVVSIKNISSIIQEVYVMGGHISRSSNDKGNVFSVPSNKYAEFNMFLDPLAAKTVFQSEVNITLIPLGIQRKASSFSSTLNWLSRTEKTPEAVFSKRLLSRLRRLKKIHHRYHHMDTFLGEILGAVVLANGHSSLLDAKFELKSVKLLAEGIESTDGKMVVDEKYGKLVRILRHVDAKTYHEIYAKRLGDPNQSAKVGSFKEQKRKWSHPHDRSLKAICS; encoded by the exons ATGTTTTCAATGAGGTTTTGGATGCTAGCTTTTGTGTTGATCATATCAGAAATTTTTGGAGCTTCTTTGAATATAGTTGAAGGAAAGCCTCAAAGGATTCTTTTGGATACAGATGTTGATACTGATGATTTATTTGCACTTCTATATCTTTTGAAGCTCAATAGATCAGAGTTTCTATTAGAG GGAGTGACTCTGAGTGCAAATGCTTGGACAAATGCTGGGCATGCAGTGAATCAAGTATATGACATACTTTACATGATGGGGAGAGATGACATTGCTGTTGGAGTGGGAGGTGAAGGTGGAATTCTCCCAAATGGTACCATACTTCCTAATGTTGGTGGATATCTTCCAATTATAGAACAG GGAATGACAACAGCAGGATATTGCAGATACAGGCAGGCCATACCTGTTGGTTTTGGAGGTCGCTTGGATATCGACACTAACCTTGGCATCCGTAAAGCTTTCCTTCCACAG GGAAAAAGGAAATATACTCCGCTACGACAACCAACTACTCAGCAAGTTCTGATTGACAAAATATCTGCAGGTCCTATAACTCTGATTGTGACTGGCGCGCATACAAATTTAGCCATTTTCCTTATGAATAATCCACACCTAAAGAAAAATGTGGAACATGTTTACATCATGGGTGGTGTTATAAGGTCAAAAACTTGTTGCACCAAAAATGCTTCATCTTCTTGCATACCAAGCAAATGTGGTGACACCGGTAATGTGCTCACAAATTACAATGCTAACCCATATGCAGAGTACAACATATTTGGAGACCCTTTTGCGGCATATAAG GTGATTCATTCTGGTATTCCTATTACCCTTGTTCCTCTTGATGCAACAAACACAATCCCCATAAGTGAAGAATTCtttgatgaatttgaaaagagtCAAGACACATACGAGGCACAATACTGTTTCAAGTCCTTGAAAATGGCTCATGATACTTGGTTTGACAATCAATTTTATACg AGTTATTTTATGTGGGACTCTTTCACAAGTGGTGTAGCAGTTTCAATCATGAGGAACTCTAATAGAAAGAAAGGGGAAAATGAATTTGCTGAAATGGAGTATATAAACATAACTGTAATTACTTCAAACAAACCTTATGGTATATCTGATGGCTCCAATCCCTTATTTGATGGCCTTAAAGTTCCTAAATTCAATCTTAAGAAAGGTGGTGTGCATAGTGGTCATATTCAACAAGGACTAACAGATCCATTTTGCTTTGTCAAGAATGGCAAAGGGAGATGTCAG GATGGTTATACAAAAGAGGTGAATGGTCAGGAGTCAGTGAAGGTACTTGTTGCTACAAAAGCAAAGCCTAACAAGGATATAAGGAGCTCACTTGATAGAGAATACTTCAAAAGCTTCTTAAAT GTTCTAAAGCAACCACAACAAGCCGGGAAGTTCAATTTCACAACACAGTTTCCTTACTATGAAGAAGTAACTCATAAGCCAGATTTTTGGAACAAAATACTTGGGAAACCTGTTGTGTTTGACATGGACATGAGTGCAGGAGATTTTCTTGCTCTATCTTACCTCCTTAAAGTTCCTGTTGAAGTGATCAACCTTAAG GCAATCATTGTAAGTCCAACAGGGTGGGCAAATGCAGCAACAATAGATGTAATCTATGATTTACTGCATATGATGGGTCGTGACGATATCAAAGTTGGTATTGGTGATTTTTTTGCAATGAACCAATCAAATTTCTCACCTGTTGGAGATTGCAAGTATGTTAAAGCCATTCCTCACGGAAATGGTGGCTTTCTTGACTCTGACACTCTCTTTGGACTTGCTCGTGATTTGCCTCGTAGCCCCAGAAG GTACACAGCAGAAAACTCTAAAAAGTTTGGAGCACCTAGAGACACTGATCACCCTGAACTCAGACAACCGCAAGCTATGGAAATTTGGGAATCTATATTGCAAACATTGAAACCAGGGTCTAAGGTTACAGTATTAACCAATGGACCGTTGACTAATTTGGCGAAGGTTGTATCAATTAAAAACATAAGCTCCATAATTCAG GAGGTTTATGTAATGGGAGGACATATCAGCAGGAGTAGCAATGACAAAGGAAATGTATTTTCTGTTCCTTCCAACAAGTATGCAGAATTCAATATGTTCTTGGATCCTTTAGCAGCAAAGACAGTGTTTCAATCAGAAGTTAACATCACACTCATTCCACTCGGTATCCAGCGCAAAGCAAGTTCATTTTCAAGTACTTTAAACTGGCTTAGTCGGACAGAAAAAACACCAGAAGCAGTGTTTTCCAAGCGTCTTCTGTCAAGGCTACGCCGTTTGAAGAAAATCCACCACAGATATCACCATATG GACACATTCTTGGGGGAAATTCTAGGTGCTGTTGTCCTAGCTAATGGTCATTCAAGTCTTCTAGATGCAAAATTTGAGTTAAAATCTGTGAAACTCCTAGCAGAAGGGATTGAATCTACTGATGGAAAAATGGTGGTGGATGAGAAATATGGAAAATTAGTGAGAATTTTAAGACATGTTGATGCCAAGACTTATCATGAAATATATGCAAAGAGGCTAGGTGATCCGAACCAATCAGCTAAAGTAGGAAGCTTCAAAGAACAGAAGAGGAAATGGAGTCATCCACATGATAGAAGTTTAAAGGCCATTTGTTCATGA